A region from the Aegilops tauschii subsp. strangulata cultivar AL8/78 chromosome 5, Aet v6.0, whole genome shotgun sequence genome encodes:
- the LOC109749516 gene encoding uncharacterized protein: MLSLAWTRRGDAEAPPTPTPTWGGCSLHGLDIEVVREKDTVPGGNGNGLVAIPSYFWGARLAKRQDGGFPLYTGYSAARALVGKGAGAMADLRRLSREAEDMLAEMFASISSDGGGDAARPRVVQLRLSPELALWKSTQHAIGNVLPTKGAGLVQATPQVLALLGAADWPEAMTTTNALSGSGMANLLIGASDVRTLFSNYVVDMAFYYEHGYHKVFPSFSRLLRDGLADARSLRTPGGQQRREAVAIGASYIRAKIALEAAHRTLLKDRSGQMDRHAAQVMSLCESSILGMGAEAIARGFDVGAVTSDLVFSSPGTDVIDVGSDLVNSEVMNSFLNVADIAATGVVSETALRAIYDAYAATGARMYTQRWHEHVARMCITLYTWHLHNDRHMFLRRALLGWPKARKSPARPQREADFDEVFDTDFHTTGFSRPLDAEYACNGEETCDHVRRFLKVKGDQDHLLAALWSSIVTGPLEYVRKGEVDEQREKHLIESSRLQMVQLFSKGLIDEMVWLVAHASHHAWQVNYLFEAAMFGSILDGGELIGKLDRAE; encoded by the coding sequence ATGTTGAGTCTCGCTTGGACTCGTCGCGGCGACGCGGAGGCACCACCCACCCCAACCCCAACCTGGGGTGGCTGCTCTCTCCATGGACTCGACATTGAGGTGGTGAGGGAGAAGGACACTGTCCCTGGCGGCAACGGCAACGGGCTAGTTGCAATCCCTTCGTATTTTTGGGGCGCCCGGCTGGCGAAGCGGCAAGATGGAGGCTTCCCCTTGTACACGGGCTACTCGGCGGCGAGGGCCTTGGTCGGCAAGGGGGCGGGGGCCATGGCGGATCTGAGAAGGCTGTCTCGCGAGGCGGAAGACATGCTGGCGGAGATGTTTGCTAGCATTAGCAGTGATGGCGGAGGCGACGCGGCACGGCCCAGGGTGGTGCAACTGCGACTGTCGCCGGAGCTGGCGCTGTGGAAAAGCACGCAGCACGCAATCGGCAACGTGTTGCCCACTAAGGGCGCCGGGCTGGTCCAAGCCACGCCGCAGGTTCTCGCCTTGCTGGGCGCCGCCGACTGGCCTGAGGCGATGACAACAACCAACGCCCTATCTGGTAGCGGCATGGCGAACCTGCTGATTGGCGCCTCCGACGTGCGCACCCTCTTCTCCAACTACGTGGTGGACATGGCATTTTATTACGAGCACGGGTACCACAAGGTGTTCCCCTCCTTCAGCCGCCTCCTGCGCGACGGGCTCGCCGACGCCCGCTCGCTACGAACCCCTGGTGGCCAGCAGCGACGCGAGGCCGTCGCCATCGGCGCGTCCTACATCCGAGCCAAGATCGCATTGGAGGCGGCGCACAGGACGCTCCTCAAGGACCGGTCGGGGCAGATGGACCGCCACGCCGCCCAGGTCATGTCCCTGTGCGAGAGCAGCATCCTCGGCATGGGGGCTGAGGCCATAGCCCGGGGCTTCGATGTCGGCGCCGTCACGAGCGACCTCGTCTTCAGCTCGCCCGGCACCGATGTCATCGATGTGGGCAGTGACCTGGTAAACTCCGAGGTCATGAACTCGTTCCTCAACGTGGCCGACATCGCCGCCACAGGCGTGGTGAGCGAGACGGCGCTGCGGGCCATCTACGACGCCTACGCTGCCACGGGAGCTCGGATGTACACTCAGAGGTGGCACGAGCATGTGGCCCGGATGTGCATCACCTTGTACACTTGGCACCTGCACAACGACCGGCACATGTTCCTCCGCCGTGCCCTCCTAGGATGGCCCAAGGCCCGCAAGTCCCCGGCGCGGCCCCAGCGAGAGGCCGACTTCGACGAGGTCTTCGACACCGACTTTCATACCACCGGCTTCAGCAGGCCCCTTGACGCTGAGTATGCCTGCAATGGGGAAGAAACCTGCGACCACGTCCGGCGCTTCCTCAAAGTAAAAGGAGACCAAGACCACCTGCTGGCCGCCCTTTGGTCGTCCATTGTCACCGGTCCGCTGGAGTACGTCCGGAAGGGCGAGGTGGACGAGCAGCGTGAGAAACACCTCATTGAATCCTCGCGCCTGCAAATGGTCCAGCTCTTCTCCAAGGGCCTCATCGACGAAATGGTTTGGCTCGTCGCCCATGCAAGCCACCATGCCTGGCAGGTGAACTATCTGTTTGAGGCCGCCATGTTTGGCAGCATACTGGACGGGGGCGAGTTGATAGGCAAGCTCGATCGGGCGGAATAG